One stretch of Anolis carolinensis isolate JA03-04 chromosome 3, rAnoCar3.1.pri, whole genome shotgun sequence DNA includes these proteins:
- the gabrg3 gene encoding gamma-aminobutyric acid receptor subunit gamma-3 isoform X1, translated as MVAMTTMGLSQVISGPTHQAGHTLDLVFIVDGGTVRVEEQNILPLSWSDHHLICLSIAVPSNLRRGGGPIKMVRPRRLMDPDGLLRSLGDLPVLETGDPGDVLADRYNSELSRALDTIAPERPLSLRRIASTLWFTEELAVMKRRRRGLECIWRKSQDVSDQARAKAAIKAYSVALRAARKDFTTARIASAANRPSELFRVVGELLRPPEAQGFPDDLATRCSDFAHHFAGKVAQIRRELDSSLTMVPAEVTEVPVCAILWDSFRLVLPDDVEGILGSVRATTCALDPCPSWLVKLAKDGLLDWFVAIINASLVQGSVPSCFKQAVVKPLLKKTSLDPSVCNNYRPISNLPFLGKVLERVVATQLQEFLDDTDFLDRSQSGFRPGHSTETALVALVDDLRRELDRGSVTLLVLLDISAAFDTIDHGILLGRLAGMGLGGTVLLWLRSFLEGRSQMVKLGETCSDPWPLTCGVPQGSILSPMLFNIYMKPLGEVIRSFGGCCHLYADDTQIHYSFPSNSKEAPRMLNQCLAAVADWMRRNKLRINPDKTEALLVSRSSDRGIGWQPVLDGVALPLKSQVRSLGVLLDSALTLEAQVSAVAGRAFAQLKLVRQLRPYLVKSDLTTVVHALVTSRLDYCNALYVGLPLKTAQKLQLVQRSAARLITGANYRERSTPLFKVLHWLPFIFRSQFKVQTIIYKALNGLGPTYLRDRISYHKPARSLRSSGEALLSPLPLSQTRLVGTRERAFSAVAPRLWNSLPIEIRQAPTLSDFRKDLKTWLFRCAFGE; from the coding sequence atggttgccatgacaaccatggggctgtctcaagttatatctgggcccacacatcaggcaggacacaccttggaccttgtttttattgtggatggtgggacagtcagagtggaagagcaaaacattcttccattgtcatggtctgaccatcatctgatctgtttaagtatcgccgtgccttctaacctccgcaggggtggtggacccattaagatggtccgccccaggagactgatggatccggatggacttctgaggtctcttggggatcttcctgtcctggagactggcgatcctggcgatgtcctggctgatcgctataacagtgagctatcaagggcactggacacgatcgctcccgaacgtcccctctcactgcgtagaatcgcgtcgactctttggttcaccgaggagctggctgtgatgaaacgtaggaggaggggactagagtgcatctggaggaaatctcaggacgtgtccgaccaagcacgggctaaagccgctattaaggcttactccgtggctctgcgagcagccaggaaagatttcacgactgcccgcatagcgtctgcagccaacaggccatcggagttgttccgagttgttggggagctcctgcggcctcctgaggcccaggggtttcctgatgacttggcaactcggtgcagcgatttcgcgcaccattttgcaggcaaagttgctcagatacgccgtgagttggactccagcttaactatggtcccagcggaggtaaccgaggtacctgtctgtgcgatcttatgggattctttccggcttgttcttcctgatgacgtggaggggattcttgggtctgtgagggcgaccacctgcgctctggatccttgtccttcttggctggtgaagctggccaaagatgggttgttggattggtttgtggctattataaatgcctccctggttcaagggtcagttccatcctgctttaagcaggcggtagtaaaaccattattaaaaaagacctcgttagacccatctgtatgtaacaactacaggccaatttccaacctcccatttctgggcaaggttctggagcgggtggttgctacgcagctccaggagttcctcgatgacaccgattttctggaccgctcgcagtctggcttcaggcctgggcacagcaccgagacggctttggtcgccttggtggatgacctccgcagggagctggacagggggagtgtgaccctgctggttctcttggacatctcagcggctttcgataccatcgaccatggtatccttctggggaggctcgccgggatgggactcggtggcacagttctgctgtggcttcggtccttcctggagggccgttcccagatggtgaagctgggggaaacctgctcggacccctggccattgacctgtggggtcccgcaagggtctattctatcccccatgctatttaacatctacatgaaaccactgggagaggtcatccggagttttggagggtgttgccatctctacgcagatgacacacaaatccactactcatttccatctaactccaaggaagcccctcggatgctgaaccagtgcctggccgctgtggcggactggatgaggaggaacaagctgaggatcaatcctgacaagacagaggccctcctggtcagtcgctcgtcagatcggggtattgggtggcaacctgtgctggacggggttgcactccccctgaaatcacaggtccgcagtttgggagtcctcctggattcagcgttgacgcttgaagcgcaggtgtcggcggtggccgggagggctttcgcacaactcaaacttgtgcgccaactgcgaccatacctcgtgaagtctgacttgaccacggtggtccatgccctagttacctctagactggactactgtaatgcgctctacgtggggcttcccttgaagacagctcagaaattacaactggtccaacgctcggctgccagattaataactggggcgaattacagggagagatctactcccctgtttaaggtgctccactggcttccgttcattttccgatcccaattcaaggtgcagaccatcatatataaagccctaaacggtttgggacccacctaccttcgtgaccgtatctcctaccataaacctgctcgatctctgcgatcgtcaggggaggccctcctgtcgccactgcctttatcccagacccgccttgtaggaactagggagagggccttttctgctgtggccccccgtttatggaactcattgcccattgaaatcaggcaagcccccactctttcagactttaggaaagatctaaaaacatggctcttccgatgtgctttcggagagtaa